A genomic stretch from Desulfobacterales bacterium includes:
- a CDS encoding zinc ribbon domain-containing protein: MPIYEYQCKECGHCFESLVFSGDAAMPHCPQCNGANVEKLMSAGCVRAQGIATGSGGFKPPPCRPSGG; encoded by the coding sequence ATGCCGATATATGAATATCAATGCAAAGAGTGCGGCCATTGCTTTGAGAGCCTGGTATTTTCAGGGGACGCGGCAATGCCGCATTGTCCGCAGTGTAACGGGGCGAATGTGGAGAAACTCATGTCCGCCGGTTGCGTGAGGGCTCAAGGCATTGCCACCGGGTCTGGCGGATTTAAACCGCCGCCATGCCGTCCGTCAGGGGGTTGA